The segment GGGAGCGCGTCATGAATATAGGTTCCATAAAATCGTTCGTTGGATTGATGATATTCCATAGTGGCTCGCGTGACATCTCGGAGAAACTGCGATAATCTATCGTTTCGTTCACCGATTTCGGCGTCCAGGCGTTTTCCTGTCAGAATCACTTGGTGTGTTACGTCGAGCGGTACTACTGTCACTGGCACACCAAAATCGAAAACAAGTTGCGCTGCATGTGGATCAGCGAAGATGTTGAATTCGGCGGTCGTCGTGACGTTTCCGTAAGTTTCAAAGGCACCCCCCATCAACACAATCTTTCGAATCCTCCGCATCCGCGCTGGATGTTTTATTATTGCTTTGGCAATGTTTGTCAGCGGTCCAACTGGAACGAGAACGAGTTCATCCGGGTACTGCCCGGCGAGGTCAATGATGAGATCAACGGCGGATATCGCTGCTAGCCGCGGTTGGGGATCTGGGTAGAGACGTGAGCGATCGCCCCCTAACAGTTGTGTCACATCTCCGAGACCGTCCAAGCCGTGAACATGTGCTGCTGTCACAAGCGGTTTAATCAGCGGCTGCGATTCTCCCTTGGCACAGATTGGATATTCACTCAGGTCCATCGCTTCAAGCGTCATCAGCAAATTGCGTGTGCAGAGATCGACATGGACGTTACCGCTGACGGAGGTGATCGCTTCTACCTTCAACTCCGGCGAGTTGAGCGCGAGGATGATTGCCAAGGCGTCGTCTACGCCGGTATCGGTGTCTAACAGAATGCGCTGCATTGGTTTGATCTCTTGTGGGATATCAATTGCCTTTCAATTATCAACTCATGGTGCTAGTTTGCGACTGTTGATAACGTGAAACGTGATGCGTAAAACGTGAGGACCGGAAAACAGGAAACTCAATCGTCTTGCTCTCCCGTTTTCTTGTCATAGGGCAATGAACCAATGAACTTCCCGATAAATCGGGATCCAAAGCGACTTGAAGGATGTGGAAACAATACCTTCATTAATTCACACCAAAGGTTATCAAGAAATTTTGATGATTCAAAAAATTCTATCATAGATTGGATGGATTAGCAAGTTCGGATTTTGGTGTTGCATTATTCCCCTGCCTGATATATCATAAATTGCGCCATGATCCGGGGGGATTTTGGCAGCTATTCTCAACAGGACATGGGGAGGGTGTATGAAAATTACTGTTCTCGGTTCAGGCACTTCGACAGGGGTTCCCGAATATAAGTGCGAGTGTGAAACTTGCGAAGATGCCCGAAAGTTTGGGTCCAAAAATTATCGGACGCGCCCATCAATTCATATTGAAAGGGATGATAAGCACCTACAATTCGATCTCGGTCCCAATTTCATAGATCAGATTGACCGCAACAAAATTGATTGGATTGACGCTGTTGTTTTTACCCATTGCCACGCAGATCATGTGAGCGGGACAAATGACATTGTCATGCCGTGTCGTAAACAACAGATGGATATGCCCATCTACGGCCCGGAGGAGACCATCCGCATCCTGCAGCGCAATTTTGATTATATGTTCAGTAAAGAAACCTTTCAGGGTGGTGGCGTGGGGCACCTGCTACCTAACATTGTGCAAGAACCGTTTCAGTTGCATGGGTTTGAGCTCATCCCAATTCCGGTTGAACATGCTGCGGTACAAACCTTCGGCTATCGAATTGATAACTTCGGTTACGTGCCTGATGTGAAGCGACTGCCCGATTCTTCTAGAGCGTTACTGCAAGGCATTGATTTACTAATTATTGACGCGCTCAGTTTTAATCCGCGCCATCCAACCCATTTCTCGGTCGGGGAAGCGTTAGAGGTTGTCGAGGCACTGCAGCCCCAAGAGACCTATTTTACGCATATCATGCACCGACTTGACCATCGGTACTTTCCGGATCAGTGCGCTGAACAGGAGATTGATCTGCCCGAAAATGTGTATCTATCCTATGATGGGCAGGTATTTGAGCTTTCTTGATATTTAGTAAAGGAAAAATAACACAATGCAGAAAACAAGGATTGAACGTGTAGAGACGATTCTCTGGGATCGTTG is part of the Candidatus Poribacteria bacterium genome and harbors:
- a CDS encoding nucleoside hydrolase, with protein sequence MQRILLDTDTGVDDALAIILALNSPELKVEAITSVSGNVHVDLCTRNLLMTLEAMDLSEYPICAKGESQPLIKPLVTAAHVHGLDGLGDVTQLLGGDRSRLYPDPQPRLAAISAVDLIIDLAGQYPDELVLVPVGPLTNIAKAIIKHPARMRRIRKIVLMGGAFETYGNVTTTAEFNIFADPHAAQLVFDFGVPVTVVPLDVTHQVILTGKRLDAEIGERNDRLSQFLRDVTRATMEYHQSNERFYGTYIHDALPIGLLTHPEIFETVEAFVQVETSSDLTQGMTIADLRPERPRPEPNARVCVGVNAEAFLQLFFDRIL
- a CDS encoding MBL fold metallo-hydrolase; protein product: MKITVLGSGTSTGVPEYKCECETCEDARKFGSKNYRTRPSIHIERDDKHLQFDLGPNFIDQIDRNKIDWIDAVVFTHCHADHVSGTNDIVMPCRKQQMDMPIYGPEETIRILQRNFDYMFSKETFQGGGVGHLLPNIVQEPFQLHGFELIPIPVEHAAVQTFGYRIDNFGYVPDVKRLPDSSRALLQGIDLLIIDALSFNPRHPTHFSVGEALEVVEALQPQETYFTHIMHRLDHRYFPDQCAEQEIDLPENVYLSYDGQVFELS